A window from Rhineura floridana isolate rRhiFlo1 chromosome 17, rRhiFlo1.hap2, whole genome shotgun sequence encodes these proteins:
- the ROGDI gene encoding protein rogdi homolog, with amino-acid sequence MRMAALASAAERAVLEEEFKWLLREEVHAVLRQLQDILKEASHRFTLPMSSSEGSIKQENFILGSSSADQVKGVLTLQGDALCQADINLKMSRNNQLLHFAFRDDKQWKLQQIQDARNHVNQAIYLLTNRGANYQFKTGCEVLKLMDAVMLQLTRARNRLTTPATLTLPEIASSGLTKMFTPALPPDILVNFYINLNKLCLTVYQLHALQPSSTKNFRPAGGSILHNPGALFEYNNLRYEVNHVHKVECVVPWLNDALVFFTVSLQLCQQLKDKIAVFSGYWNYKLY; translated from the exons GAAGAGGAGTTCAAGTGGCTTTTACGAGAGGAGGTTCATGCCGTCCTTCGGCAGCTGCAAGATATTCTGAAG GAGGCTTCACATCGCTTCACTTTGCCAATGAGCAGCTCGGAGGGATCCATCAAACAGGAGAACTTTATTCTGGGCAGTTCAAG TGCTGACCAGGTAAAGGGAGTCCTGACGCTTCAGGGAGATGCCCTGTGTCAGGCG GATATTAACTTGAAAATGTCCCGGAATAACCAACTCCTGCACTTTGCCTTTCGGGATGACAAGCAGTGGAAACTCCAGCAG ATCCAGGATGCAAGGAATCATGTCAACCAAGCGATCTACTTGCTTACCAACAGAGGCGCCAATTACCAGTTCAAGACAGGGTGTGAGGTCCTCAAG TTGATGGATGCTGTGATGTTGCAGCTGACGAGGGCTCGGAATCGGCTCACCACTCCAGCCACTTTGACCCTGCCAGAAATTGCCTCCAGTGGCCTCACG AAAATGTTCACCCCTGCTCTGCCTCCAGATATTCTGGTCAATTTCTACATCAACCTGAATAAGCTCTGCTTGACGGTCTATCAGTTGCACGCTCTGCAACCCAGTTCCACAAAG AACTTCAGGCCTGCTGgagggtccattctgcacaacccaGGGGCTTTGTT tgAGTACAACAACCTAAGGTATGAAGTTAACCACGTCCATAAGGTGGAGTGCGTCGTACCCTGGCTGAACGACGCCCTTGTTTTCTTCACGGTCTCCCTGCAGCTCTGCCAGCAGCTCAAGGACAAG ATTGCCGTATTTTCTGGCTACTGGAACTACAAGCTGTACTGA
- the SMIM22 gene encoding small integral membrane protein 22, translating into MGSAEKDFGQELSDQVNDLLSRLASKQMFQSPWDIAAFAIFFSFIGVVLFMALLVLIRCFCCCCDCDSPGSYKKIPKRKVGIDNKAMEP; encoded by the exons ATGGGTAGTGCAGAAAAAGATTTTGGCCAAGAGTTGAGTGACCAGGTCAACGACCTTCTGAGCCGACTGGCAAGCAAGCAGATGTTCCAGTCTCCCTGGGACATCGCAGCATtcgccattttcttttctttcattg GTGTGGTTCTTTTCATGGCCCTCCTTGTTCTCATCCgctgtttttgctgctgctgcgatTGTGACTCTCCTGGATCGTACAAGAAG ATCCCCAAAAGAAAAGTTGGCATTGATAACAAGGCCATGGAGCCGTAA